One genomic window of Planctomycetota bacterium includes the following:
- a CDS encoding site-specific DNA-methyltransferase → MKNNPLPRLDTSSEWRDRLLPHCRLKAGGVWRDPAGKHVVGCLDATDLKSVKSLVGDVSPTLAIHDPPYNLVAFERRSIGEYTEWSRRWVRITHDVLAHEGSLYVWLGADQRDGFQPLADFIVMMREEPFAARSFITMRNQRGYGTQKNWMAVRQELLYYVKGSPAFNVEAEYTDIPKILRGYYKEVNGCVTENLERSKSDTIRAGNVWVDIQQVFYRMEENVSGCYAQKPLKCIERIIRASSQKGDVILDFFAHSGSTLLAAEMLDRRCITTDIDPIYCEISIRRLERYRQTGRLGWQNGHPFEKEFPDAIDADQSELLAAPNRTAPLPMLFE, encoded by the coding sequence ATGAAAAACAACCCCTTGCCAAGACTGGATACCTCTTCCGAATGGCGAGATCGGCTTCTGCCTCATTGCCGACTGAAGGCAGGGGGCGTGTGGCGCGATCCCGCTGGAAAGCACGTCGTGGGCTGCTTGGATGCGACCGACTTGAAGTCCGTAAAGTCCCTGGTCGGCGATGTATCACCAACCCTGGCTATCCATGATCCGCCCTACAACCTGGTCGCGTTCGAGCGTCGCAGTATTGGGGAATACACCGAGTGGTCCAGGCGCTGGGTTCGGATTACCCACGATGTCCTCGCTCACGAGGGCTCCCTCTATGTCTGGTTGGGGGCGGATCAACGTGACGGATTCCAGCCGCTCGCTGATTTCATAGTGATGATGCGCGAAGAACCTTTTGCAGCCCGCAGTTTTATCACGATGAGGAATCAGCGCGGTTATGGTACGCAAAAGAACTGGATGGCGGTACGCCAGGAACTCCTGTACTACGTGAAAGGCTCGCCCGCTTTCAATGTCGAAGCGGAGTACACGGATATTCCGAAGATTCTGCGTGGATACTACAAGGAAGTAAATGGTTGCGTGACCGAAAACCTTGAACGGAGCAAATCCGACACGATTCGCGCGGGAAACGTATGGGTTGACATACAGCAAGTGTTTTATCGGATGGAAGAAAATGTTTCCGGCTGCTACGCACAAAAGCCACTGAAGTGCATCGAGCGGATCATCCGTGCTAGTTCCCAAAAGGGTGACGTGATCCTCGATTTTTTTGCGCACTCAGGTTCCACGCTACTCGCGGCGGAGATGCTTGATCGACGGTGCATCACGACGGACATCGACCCGATCTACTGTGAAATCAGCATACGCCGCCTAGAACGCTACCGGCAGACGGGCCGACTTGGTTGGCAGAATGGCCACCCATTTGAAAAAGAATTCCCTGACGCCATTGATGCTGATCAATCCGAACTGCTGGCCGCACCCAACAGGACCGCGCCGCTGCCAATGCTTTTCGAATAA
- a CDS encoding PAS domain-containing protein translates to MSDSAAQVSELRAKIAALEQEVARLRQIDGEHARAEAELRAGNEFLNTIAATLPAAVIMFEAKAGKYTFVSDAFEKIFGYPRQRLVEGGFEFALGLYHPDDRDRVLGQHMAAVQAFESGQLKLAEPVLFESRMRHADGSYRWIHTYGTVFDTAPDGSIHRILNINVDVTEQKEAEFQLRKMRDELEQRVAHRTENLNRANEVLRDEASRRQATEAALHENVERFNQMIHGAKMGLWDTRVNSEDPLNWDNPIYYSPHLKKMFGHEPHEFPDTLGAFFSRVHPEDLPGVYAALDRHLRDRVPYQDIEYRVFRRDGEMRWFLSRGQALWDEQGRPVRMSGAVADITARKVEEAEKIQEQEFLQSVLKSHESDRQLMAYELHDGLLQDLTGGVWELEGLRGTLARFSPDELARVDKVLALLRQSLDEGRRLLSGLRPPILDEQGIVAALDYLVAEHRLAHPIDVTLSTNVQFKRLESLLEVTIFRIAQQALANIVQHSRSDRAEIRLTQLTESLHLAVRDWGVGFEVDKVAKDRFGLLGINRRAKLAGGEAQVVSQPNRGTLIFVRLPLVRGPVSASL, encoded by the coding sequence GTGTCGGATTCAGCAGCGCAAGTCTCTGAACTGCGGGCCAAGATCGCCGCGCTCGAACAGGAAGTCGCCCGGCTGCGCCAGATCGACGGCGAACACGCGCGCGCCGAGGCCGAACTGCGTGCCGGGAACGAGTTCCTGAACACGATCGCGGCCACCTTGCCGGCCGCGGTGATCATGTTCGAGGCCAAGGCGGGCAAGTACACGTTTGTCAGCGACGCCTTCGAGAAAATCTTCGGCTATCCGCGCCAGCGGCTTGTTGAAGGCGGCTTCGAGTTCGCCCTCGGGCTGTACCATCCCGACGATCGCGACCGCGTGCTAGGCCAGCACATGGCCGCGGTCCAGGCCTTCGAGTCGGGCCAGTTAAAGTTGGCCGAACCGGTGTTGTTCGAGTCGCGGATGCGCCATGCCGACGGCAGCTACCGCTGGATTCACACCTATGGGACGGTGTTTGACACCGCGCCGGACGGTTCGATTCACCGCATCTTGAATATCAATGTTGACGTGACCGAGCAGAAGGAAGCCGAGTTTCAGTTGCGCAAGATGCGCGACGAGCTCGAGCAACGCGTCGCGCATCGAACCGAAAACCTGAATCGCGCCAACGAAGTGCTGCGCGACGAGGCGTCGCGCCGGCAAGCCACCGAGGCGGCGCTGCACGAAAACGTCGAACGCTTCAACCAGATGATCCACGGCGCCAAGATGGGGCTGTGGGATACTCGGGTGAACAGCGAAGACCCGCTGAACTGGGACAACCCCATCTATTACTCGCCGCATCTGAAGAAGATGTTCGGGCACGAGCCGCACGAGTTTCCCGACACCCTGGGGGCGTTCTTCAGCCGAGTCCATCCCGAGGACTTGCCGGGCGTCTACGCGGCGCTAGATCGTCACCTGAGGGACCGCGTGCCATACCAGGACATTGAGTACCGGGTCTTCCGCCGCGATGGCGAGATGCGCTGGTTCTTGTCGCGCGGACAGGCACTGTGGGACGAGCAGGGGCGTCCGGTGCGAATGTCGGGGGCCGTGGCCGACATCACGGCGCGTAAAGTCGAGGAAGCCGAAAAGATTCAAGAACAAGAATTTCTGCAGAGTGTGCTCAAGTCGCACGAAAGCGACAGGCAGCTGATGGCCTATGAATTGCACGATGGGCTGCTGCAAGATTTGACGGGTGGCGTCTGGGAGTTGGAGGGGCTGCGCGGCACGCTCGCGCGGTTTTCGCCCGACGAGCTGGCGCGCGTCGACAAGGTGTTGGCGCTGCTGCGGCAATCGCTGGACGAGGGGCGGCGGCTGCTCAGCGGGCTGCGGCCGCCGATCCTGGACGAGCAGGGGATCGTGGCGGCGCTCGATTATCTGGTGGCCGAGCACCGGTTGGCCCACCCGATCGACGTGACGCTGTCGACCAATGTGCAGTTCAAGCGGTTGGAATCGCTGCTGGAAGTGACGATTTTCCGCATTGCCCAGCAGGCCCTGGCCAACATCGTGCAGCACAGCCGCAGCGACCGAGCCGAAATCCGGCTGACCCAATTGACCGAGTCGCTCCATCTAGCCGTGCGCGATTGGGGCGTGGGCTTTGAAGTCGACAAGGTGGCCAAGGACCGCTTTGGATTGTTAGGCATCAACCGGCGCGCTAAGCTAGCCGGCGGTGAAGCCCAGGTGGTCAGCCAGCCCAATCGAGGGACGCTGATCTTTGTCCGTTTGCCGCTAGTTCGTGGTCCAGTGTCGGCAAGCTTATGA
- a CDS encoding NADPH:quinone reductase, whose protein sequence is MKAAFIRQPGPPENIEYGDLPDPQPTARQALVRVKAVAVNPIDTYLRSGMVKMELPLPFVIGCDMAGVVERAPQGSSLKPGTRVWCSNQGLLGRQGTFAELAAIDEAFLYPTPDGVADEQAAALALVSITAHLGLFRCAHLTAGETVLVSGGSGGVGSNVVQMAKAAGARVIATASTPEKLDVCRQMGADLAVNYKTDDIAAAIKQFAPAGVNVYWETAREPNFERSVPMLAPRGRMVLMAGREAKPTFPVGPFYVKDCSLHGFAMFNATPDEQRTASVDINRWMAEGKLRARIGRQFKLSEAAEAHRLQEANTLQQAGTLCGKIVLKVG, encoded by the coding sequence ATGAAAGCTGCTTTTATTCGTCAACCTGGTCCGCCCGAGAACATCGAGTACGGTGACCTGCCCGATCCACAACCGACCGCGCGCCAGGCGCTGGTCCGCGTGAAGGCCGTGGCCGTCAACCCGATCGACACGTATTTGCGGAGCGGCATGGTCAAAATGGAATTGCCGCTGCCGTTCGTCATTGGTTGCGACATGGCCGGCGTGGTCGAACGAGCGCCGCAGGGGTCGAGTTTGAAGCCGGGGACGCGCGTCTGGTGCAGCAACCAGGGCCTGCTCGGTCGCCAGGGAACTTTCGCCGAACTGGCGGCGATTGATGAAGCGTTTCTGTATCCCACGCCCGACGGCGTCGCCGACGAACAGGCGGCGGCGCTGGCCTTGGTAAGCATCACAGCCCACCTGGGCTTGTTCCGCTGCGCTCATTTGACCGCGGGCGAGACCGTGCTGGTCAGCGGCGGCAGCGGCGGCGTCGGTTCCAACGTCGTGCAAATGGCCAAGGCGGCCGGTGCGCGCGTGATCGCCACGGCCAGCACACCCGAGAAACTGGACGTCTGTCGGCAGATGGGAGCCGACCTGGCCGTGAACTACAAGACCGACGACATCGCGGCCGCGATCAAGCAGTTCGCGCCGGCCGGCGTGAACGTCTATTGGGAGACGGCGCGCGAGCCGAACTTCGAGCGTTCCGTTCCCATGCTGGCCCCGCGCGGGCGGATGGTGTTGATGGCCGGGCGCGAGGCCAAGCCGACGTTCCCCGTGGGGCCGTTCTACGTGAAGGACTGCTCGCTGCATGGCTTTGCCATGTTCAACGCCACGCCCGACGAGCAGCGCACCGCGTCGGTCGACATCAACCGCTGGATGGCCGAAGGGAAGCTGCGGGCTAGGATCGGCCGGCAGTTCAAGCTGTCCGAAGCGGCCGAGGCCCATCGACTGCAAGAGGCCAACACCCTGCAGCAAGCCGGCACTTTGTGCGGCAAGATCGTGCTCAAGGTCGGCTAG